Part of the Desulfolutivibrio sulfoxidireducens genome is shown below.
ACGTCGCGCCGACGGACTTTCCATCTCCGGCTGTGGGAACCACGGGCCGGGTGCTGCTGGGCAAGGCCGACGGCGCGGCCAACTTCTGCATGCGGATGATCGAGTTCGCGCCAGGCGGGGAAACCTCGCGGCACAGCCATCCCTGGGAGCACGAACAGTTCGTGCACGCGGGCACGGGCCAGGTGTTCATCGAGGATCGCTGGCACGACATGAAGCCGGGGAGCGTGGCGTTTATTCCCTCCGGGGTCACCCACCAGATCCGGAACACCGGGACCACGCCCCTTCTGGTCGTGTGCCTGGTGCCGCCCTTCGCCCCGGAATTGCTTTAGCCGCGCGCCGCGTCGTTTTCGATGGTCCCCAGCCACTGCGCCCACAGCCGTCGGGAGCGGGGACCGTCGAATTCGCAGAAAAAGACCCCCTGCCAGGTCCCAAGCTGGAGTTTCCCGCCGCTGACGATCAGGGTCAGGCTGGGGCCGAACAGGCTGGTCTTGATGTGGGCGTCGCTGTTGCCCTCGGCGTGGCGGTACGGGCCGCTTCGGGGCACGAGCGTGCGTAGCGCGGCCAGTATGTCCGCCACCACGCTCTCGTCGGCATTCTCGTTGATGGTCAGGCAGGCCGAGGTGTGCGGGCAATGCACCACCAGGAGGCCCTCGTCAAAGCCATTATCGGCCACCAACTCCTGCAACTGTCGAGTGATCGAAAGCATCTCCTCCCGCCTTCCCGTCCTGATGTTCAGGATGTCCACGGACGCCCTCCTTGCGTGCTCGACGCGGATTACTGTCCCGGAGCCATGCCCGGTTCCGGCATTTCGGGCGGCAATTGCATCTTGGTAAGCTGCTCCGAAAGCGTGGCGGCCTTTTTGGCCGAGACCCCGGTGAGGATCTCCCCGGCCTGACGGCCCTTCATTCCGGCCAAAATCTTGACGGCGATGCGTTCGTCCAGGGTCTCAAGGACCGCGGCGGCCTGTTTCGGTTTCATGTTGGTGTACACGTCAATGAGGTGCCTAAGCTTCTCGTCCTTGGTCTGCTGGGCCTGATCGAGCATGGTCTTGAGGGTGGCCTCCAGCGCCGCCAGTTCCTTGACCCTCTGGTCGAGTTTGGACTCCAGATCGCTGATGGCCCGCTCGCGACGGTCGAGTTCCTCCTTGCGTTTGGCAAGCTCCTGCCAGTCCAGGACCCCGGGGGGGCCGGCCTGCTTTTCGGCCGGGGCGGGTTTGGGCTCGTCCGGTTTCGGGGTCTGGGCCAGGGCCTTTGGCACGCCCATGACCGAGGCCACCACCGTATGGCCCTCCTGCCTGACCGTCTCCGGAACCAGGGCGTCGATGCCCAGAAAAAGCAGCACGCCAAGTTTGATGGCGGCCAAAAAAACCAGGGCGGTCAGCACCTTCGACAGCCTGGGGGCAGCCCCCAGCCGCCGGGCCTCATGCCGGGCCTGTCTCCCCAAACCGGGCATCCTCTCCGGCGAGGTGCCCGCTGTCATACCGGACGACTGCCATTTCGTCATTTTGCTTCTGCTCCCTTAGACCCTCTTCCCGGGCATGCCGCGCGGCCTGCTTGGCCTTGAGCTTTTCCAGAAGTTTGCGCTCCGTGGAACGCGCGAGCACCACAGCCCGTCGCCGGGAGACCTCCTCGGCGGCCTGCCGCAGGGCGACCACGGCCGTGGCCATATCCTGCTCCAGGCGTTTCCCGTACGCCCGCCACAGCCAGATGTCCGCCACCGTAAGGTCCTTTTTGGCTTCCAGGGCCGTCATGTGTTTGGCCATGGCCGCTTTCAGACCGGTCACAGCCTTTTCCCTGGCGACATGCACCGTGAGCGCCTTGGCCAGTTCCATCTTGGCCTGCTCTTCGAGTTGGACCCGGTAGTCCAGGATTTTTTCGAGTCCGAATCGGAACATGACCGTGCCCGCTGGTTGGCGG
Proteins encoded:
- a CDS encoding MotE family protein, with protein sequence MPGLGRQARHEARRLGAAPRLSKVLTALVFLAAIKLGVLLFLGIDALVPETVRQEGHTVVASVMGVPKALAQTPKPDEPKPAPAEKQAGPPGVLDWQELAKRKEELDRRERAISDLESKLDQRVKELAALEATLKTMLDQAQQTKDEKLRHLIDVYTNMKPKQAAAVLETLDERIAVKILAGMKGRQAGEILTGVSAKKAATLSEQLTKMQLPPEMPEPGMAPGQ
- the fliJ gene encoding flagellar export protein FliJ, whose protein sequence is MFRFGLEKILDYRVQLEEQAKMELAKALTVHVAREKAVTGLKAAMAKHMTALEAKKDLTVADIWLWRAYGKRLEQDMATAVVALRQAAEEVSRRRAVVLARSTERKLLEKLKAKQAARHAREEGLREQKQNDEMAVVRYDSGHLAGEDARFGETGPA
- a CDS encoding secondary thiamine-phosphate synthase enzyme YjbQ, whose translation is MDILNIRTGRREEMLSITRQLQELVADNGFDEGLLVVHCPHTSACLTINENADESVVADILAALRTLVPRSGPYRHAEGNSDAHIKTSLFGPSLTLIVSGGKLQLGTWQGVFFCEFDGPRSRRLWAQWLGTIENDAARG
- a CDS encoding cupin domain-containing protein, which codes for MKVIDYRDVAPTDFPSPAVGTTGRVLLGKADGAANFCMRMIEFAPGGETSRHSHPWEHEQFVHAGTGQVFIEDRWHDMKPGSVAFIPSGVTHQIRNTGTTPLLVVCLVPPFAPELL